Proteins from a single region of Lampris incognitus isolate fLamInc1 chromosome 16, fLamInc1.hap2, whole genome shotgun sequence:
- the trmt5 gene encoding tRNA (guanine(37)-N1)-methyltransferase isoform X2: MLRIFPRVFTFPQTQRKVKISAVRRIFCSAASRTAAVFPVSMLKRIAVSPHTEMEPQLYRAPPGVRGMTSLDREAFARAIVVPALRVPKAVLYKALKSLKKSTIQRPGMPRVVQDEESGNDTDDFRLVLLDPNRVSSPSSFSEAEAEALLSLDIPQNIQYYELRLTYDNLKPEEVLGAVLPEGQDVTSGFSRVGHIVHMNLRDHQLPYKNLIGQVIMDKNPGVTCVVNKTSIIDSTYRNFKMETIAGEENMVAKVKENGVTYEFDFSRVYWNPRLSTEHQRVVQLFKHGDTAFDVFAGVGPFAIPAARCGVNVLANDLNPESYRWLQHNGKLNKVDSKVRTFNLDGRAFIQGPIRQELPALLKGKAGVHVVMNLPALALEFLDAFRGLLDQELSCDKNLPIVHCYGFSKDDNPQKDMVERASSSLGFPLEGRCSVHFVRNVAPNKNMMCVRFTLPKEILFHSETEQTEPSEEPALKRQKCEVTTE, from the exons ATGTTAAG GATTTTTCCAAGAGTCTTCACATTTCCGCAAACTCAAAGAAAGGTGAAAATCTCTGCGGTGCGACGGATATTTTGTTCTGCAGCATCACGTACAGCTGCAGTCTTCCCTGTTTCCATGTTAAAGCGTATCGCCGTGTCACCGCACACTGAGATGGAGCCTCAGCTCTACAGAGCCCCTCCAGGGGTCCGGGGCATGACCAGCCTAGATCGAGAAGCCTTCGCCCGGGCAATTGTTGTTCCGGCGTTACGTGTACCAAAAGCAGTTTTATACAAAGCATTGAAAAGCCTGAAGAAGTCAACCATCCAACGTCCGGGTATGCCAAGAGTAGTACAGGACGAAGAGAGCGGCAACGATACAGATGACTTTCGTTTGGTGCTGTTGGACCCTAATAGAGTGTCTTCGCCAAGTTCCTTCAGTGAAGCCGAGGCAGAGGCCCTGCTATCATTGGATATTCCTCAAAACATCCAGTACTATGAGCTACGCCTGACCTATGACAACCTGAAGCCCGAGGAGGTTCTCGGAGCTGTGCTGCCTGAGGGCCAAGAcgttacctcagggttcagtcgGGTGGGGCATATTGTACACATGAACCTACGGGACCACCAGCTCCCCTACAAAAACCTTATAG GCCAAGTCATAATGGACAAAAATCCTGGTGTGACATGTGTGGTCAATAAGACGAGCATCATCGACTCAACTTACCGCAACTTTAAGATGGAAACGATCGCTGGAGAGGAGAATATGGTGGCTAAA GTGAAAGAGAATGGGGTGACCTACGAGTTTGATTTCTCTCGTGTTTACTGGAACCCCAGGCTGAGCACAGAACACCAGCGTGTAGTACAACTTTTCAAACATGGTGACACCGCATTTGATGTGTTCGCTGGTGTGGGACCCTTTGCTATCCCAGCTGCCCGCTGTGGTGTAAATGTTCTGGCCAATGATCTCAACCCAGAGTCCTACCGTTGGTTACAGCACAACGGCAAACTGAACAAGGTGGACAGCAAAGTCCGAACCTTTAATTTGGATGGCAGAGCCTTCATCCAGGGACCTATAAGGCAGGAGCTGCCTGCCTTGCTTAAGGGAAAAGCAGGTGTTCATGTGGTTATGAACCTGCCTGCCTTGGCTCTAGAGTTCCTTGATGCTTTCCGAGGCCTCCTGGACCAGGAGCTCTCCTGTGACAAGAACCTGCCCATTGTGCACTGTTACGGGTTCTCTAAAGATGACAACCCACAGAAGGACATGGTTGAAAGGgcctccagcagccttggcttcccTCTGGAGGGGCGATGCTCTGTGCATTTTGTGCGTAATGTGGCACCAAACAAGAACATGATGTGTGTGAGATTCACACTTCCCAAAGAGATATTGTTCCACAGTGAGACTGAACAGACAG agCCTTCAGAGGAACCAGCCCTAAAGAGACAGAAGTGTGAAGTGACAACTGAATAG
- the mnat1 gene encoding CDK-activating kinase assembly factor MAT1 isoform X2 — protein sequence MDDQGCPRCKTTKYRNPSLKLMVNVCGHTLCESCVDMLFVRGSGNCVQCDTPLRKSNFRVQLFEDPAVDKEVEIRKKVLKIYNKRSFDFPSLREYNDYLEQVEDIVYNLTNNIDVENTKLMMEQYQRENRDIIQKNKVKLTREQEELEELLLLEQQGNEQRRLETLQEEQRQLQAKRKSKQALLDELERSQLPATILLAQHKDRAAHLENQIEKQKQVVKPATAFSTGILMGQTVSLQPVTKIEEALYHYKPLQIEICGPTVPELDQLGRLGYLNHVRAAMPQDTAGGYTSGLACHRAIQDAFSGLFYL from the exons ATGTGAGAGCTGCGTGGATATGCTTTTTGTGCGTGGTTCGGGCAACTGTGTGCAGTGCGACACGCCCCTGAGGAAGAGCAACTTCCGTGTGCAGCTCTTTGAAGACCCTGCTGTGGACAAGGAGGTGGAGATCCGAAAGAAGGTGCTCAAGAT ATACAACAAAAGAAGCTTTGACTTTCCAAGCCTGAGAGAATACAATGACTACCTGGAACAAGTAGAAGACATAG TGTACAACTTGACCAACAATATTGATGTGGAGAACACCAAGCTGATGATGGAGCAGTACCAGAGGGAGAACAGAGATATCATCCAGAAGAACAAGGTTAAGCTG ACACGAGAGCAGGAGGAGTtagaggagctgctgctgctggagcagCAGGGGAACGAGCAGCGGAGGCTGGAGACGCTGCAGGAGGAGCAGAGGCAGCTACAGGCCAAGAGGAAGAGCAAGCAGGCTCTACTGGATGAACTG GAACGGTCTCAGCTTCCAGCTACCATCTTGCTTGCCCAGCACAAAGACCGTGCAGCCCATCTGGAGAACCAGATTGAGAAGCAGAAACAAGTGGTCAAGCCTGCTACTGCGTTTTCTACCGGCATCCTTATG GGTCAGACTGTGTCTCTTCAGCCAGTTACTAAGATAGAAGAAGCTCTTTACCACTATAAGCCCCTTCAGATTGAAATCTGTGGACCAACGGTGCCAGAACTGGACCAGCTGGGCAGACTCGG GTATCTGAACCATGTGCGGGCTGCCATGCCCCAGGACACAGCTGGAGGATACACCTCAGGGTTGGCATGTCATCGAGCCATCCAGGATGCCTTCAGTGGGCTGTTCTACTTATAG
- the mnat1 gene encoding CDK-activating kinase assembly factor MAT1 isoform X1, with protein sequence MDDQGCPRCKTTKYRNPSLKLMVNVCGHTLCESCVDMLFVRGSGNCVQCDTPLRKSNFRVQLFEDPAVDKEVEIRKKVLKIYNKRSFDFPSLREYNDYLEQVEDIVYNLTNNIDVENTKLMMEQYQRENRDIIQKNKVKLHAVSLLNTVFLSHIVSQTREQEELEELLLLEQQGNEQRRLETLQEEQRQLQAKRKSKQALLDELERSQLPATILLAQHKDRAAHLENQIEKQKQVVKPATAFSTGILMGQTVSLQPVTKIEEALYHYKPLQIEICGPTVPELDQLGRLGYLNHVRAAMPQDTAGGYTSGLACHRAIQDAFSGLFYL encoded by the exons ATGTGAGAGCTGCGTGGATATGCTTTTTGTGCGTGGTTCGGGCAACTGTGTGCAGTGCGACACGCCCCTGAGGAAGAGCAACTTCCGTGTGCAGCTCTTTGAAGACCCTGCTGTGGACAAGGAGGTGGAGATCCGAAAGAAGGTGCTCAAGAT ATACAACAAAAGAAGCTTTGACTTTCCAAGCCTGAGAGAATACAATGACTACCTGGAACAAGTAGAAGACATAG TGTACAACTTGACCAACAATATTGATGTGGAGAACACCAAGCTGATGATGGAGCAGTACCAGAGGGAGAACAGAGATATCATCCAGAAGAACAAGGTTAAGCTG CATGCTGTCTCTCTATTGAACACCGTCTTCCTCTCACACATTGTCTCTCAGACACGAGAGCAGGAGGAGTtagaggagctgctgctgctggagcagCAGGGGAACGAGCAGCGGAGGCTGGAGACGCTGCAGGAGGAGCAGAGGCAGCTACAGGCCAAGAGGAAGAGCAAGCAGGCTCTACTGGATGAACTG GAACGGTCTCAGCTTCCAGCTACCATCTTGCTTGCCCAGCACAAAGACCGTGCAGCCCATCTGGAGAACCAGATTGAGAAGCAGAAACAAGTGGTCAAGCCTGCTACTGCGTTTTCTACCGGCATCCTTATG GGTCAGACTGTGTCTCTTCAGCCAGTTACTAAGATAGAAGAAGCTCTTTACCACTATAAGCCCCTTCAGATTGAAATCTGTGGACCAACGGTGCCAGAACTGGACCAGCTGGGCAGACTCGG GTATCTGAACCATGTGCGGGCTGCCATGCCCCAGGACACAGCTGGAGGATACACCTCAGGGTTGGCATGTCATCGAGCCATCCAGGATGCCTTCAGTGGGCTGTTCTACTTATAG
- the trmt5 gene encoding tRNA (guanine(37)-N1)-methyltransferase isoform X1, with translation MTTCYRFRIFPRVFTFPQTQRKVKISAVRRIFCSAASRTAAVFPVSMLKRIAVSPHTEMEPQLYRAPPGVRGMTSLDREAFARAIVVPALRVPKAVLYKALKSLKKSTIQRPGMPRVVQDEESGNDTDDFRLVLLDPNRVSSPSSFSEAEAEALLSLDIPQNIQYYELRLTYDNLKPEEVLGAVLPEGQDVTSGFSRVGHIVHMNLRDHQLPYKNLIGQVIMDKNPGVTCVVNKTSIIDSTYRNFKMETIAGEENMVAKVKENGVTYEFDFSRVYWNPRLSTEHQRVVQLFKHGDTAFDVFAGVGPFAIPAARCGVNVLANDLNPESYRWLQHNGKLNKVDSKVRTFNLDGRAFIQGPIRQELPALLKGKAGVHVVMNLPALALEFLDAFRGLLDQELSCDKNLPIVHCYGFSKDDNPQKDMVERASSSLGFPLEGRCSVHFVRNVAPNKNMMCVRFTLPKEILFHSETEQTEPSEEPALKRQKCEVTTE, from the exons ATGACAACGTGTTATCGTTTCAGGATTTTTCCAAGAGTCTTCACATTTCCGCAAACTCAAAGAAAGGTGAAAATCTCTGCGGTGCGACGGATATTTTGTTCTGCAGCATCACGTACAGCTGCAGTCTTCCCTGTTTCCATGTTAAAGCGTATCGCCGTGTCACCGCACACTGAGATGGAGCCTCAGCTCTACAGAGCCCCTCCAGGGGTCCGGGGCATGACCAGCCTAGATCGAGAAGCCTTCGCCCGGGCAATTGTTGTTCCGGCGTTACGTGTACCAAAAGCAGTTTTATACAAAGCATTGAAAAGCCTGAAGAAGTCAACCATCCAACGTCCGGGTATGCCAAGAGTAGTACAGGACGAAGAGAGCGGCAACGATACAGATGACTTTCGTTTGGTGCTGTTGGACCCTAATAGAGTGTCTTCGCCAAGTTCCTTCAGTGAAGCCGAGGCAGAGGCCCTGCTATCATTGGATATTCCTCAAAACATCCAGTACTATGAGCTACGCCTGACCTATGACAACCTGAAGCCCGAGGAGGTTCTCGGAGCTGTGCTGCCTGAGGGCCAAGAcgttacctcagggttcagtcgGGTGGGGCATATTGTACACATGAACCTACGGGACCACCAGCTCCCCTACAAAAACCTTATAG GCCAAGTCATAATGGACAAAAATCCTGGTGTGACATGTGTGGTCAATAAGACGAGCATCATCGACTCAACTTACCGCAACTTTAAGATGGAAACGATCGCTGGAGAGGAGAATATGGTGGCTAAA GTGAAAGAGAATGGGGTGACCTACGAGTTTGATTTCTCTCGTGTTTACTGGAACCCCAGGCTGAGCACAGAACACCAGCGTGTAGTACAACTTTTCAAACATGGTGACACCGCATTTGATGTGTTCGCTGGTGTGGGACCCTTTGCTATCCCAGCTGCCCGCTGTGGTGTAAATGTTCTGGCCAATGATCTCAACCCAGAGTCCTACCGTTGGTTACAGCACAACGGCAAACTGAACAAGGTGGACAGCAAAGTCCGAACCTTTAATTTGGATGGCAGAGCCTTCATCCAGGGACCTATAAGGCAGGAGCTGCCTGCCTTGCTTAAGGGAAAAGCAGGTGTTCATGTGGTTATGAACCTGCCTGCCTTGGCTCTAGAGTTCCTTGATGCTTTCCGAGGCCTCCTGGACCAGGAGCTCTCCTGTGACAAGAACCTGCCCATTGTGCACTGTTACGGGTTCTCTAAAGATGACAACCCACAGAAGGACATGGTTGAAAGGgcctccagcagccttggcttcccTCTGGAGGGGCGATGCTCTGTGCATTTTGTGCGTAATGTGGCACCAAACAAGAACATGATGTGTGTGAGATTCACACTTCCCAAAGAGATATTGTTCCACAGTGAGACTGAACAGACAG agCCTTCAGAGGAACCAGCCCTAAAGAGACAGAAGTGTGAAGTGACAACTGAATAG